A part of Pseudomonas sp. HR96 genomic DNA contains:
- a CDS encoding Tat pathway signal sequence domain protein produces the protein MTDFHFDRRGFLRASAILAGASPFITRAEAAGSAPGGVLQAPLGWLGGQPPRASAGVTWGTPWPRGQVAAGSRFELHGAGGVTPALQSWPLAYWPDGSLKWTAHALGPQAQVASAYQLKPVAGADTVGAGAGAGWVSESAQQIRIDTGLLQCVIARQGSQLLQTVSRQGRETLRNGQLVLQVRSDPDQPGGEVREYRSAIQRVVVEQAGPVRAVIAVHGQHQRVGAGDSLLPFVVRLYFYQGSDALKLMHTLVFDADENRDFISAVGLRFDTPLDAPLHDRHVRFVGADGGVFAEAVRGLTGLRRNPGDAVLQAQVEGRSTGPVAGFAPQVAQRLQYIAAFGSYRLLQAHPDGYQISKRTAAGHSWLHSATGHRAAGVGYLGSPQGGVVFGVRNFWQSYPAQLDISAAHTELAQVTLWLWAPQAAPMDLRHYHDGLGEDSFSQQREALDITYEDYEPGFATPLGVARTSELHLQFVAATPSAQALQGIAQRIQEPPLLTAPPAWLHRAGVFGPDWAPVVDGGARHNEIEAQLAWYFDFYRDEVEQRKWYGFWDYGDVMHTYDEHRHVWRYDVGGYAWDNSELSTDLWLWYYFLRTGRQDVFRMAEAMTRHTGEVDVHHIGRFAPLGSRHNVQHWGDSAKQLRISTAANRRFLYYLTADERVGDLLHEQVEALRTLRDVVPGRKVGQQRDPRDGYASISFGTDWGAIAAAWLTDWERSGDPAIAQRLRNSMETIAAQPHGFFTGVAAMQLDTGRFDIDRSGKLTVSHLSAVFGLVEICSELLDLLPSASFERAWLDYCRLYNASPDEHQRSLGEPLPNLNLAQGHARLTAYAGYRLKDPGLQARAWKEFFAGSGGIPQPNRRFKRIEPPAYLYPLNEPDAVSNIDAHSDRQAGDNLSTNAVAQWGLTAIALLALDNSLLDSGAGHD, from the coding sequence ATGACAGACTTTCATTTCGACCGGCGCGGCTTTCTGCGCGCCAGTGCCATCCTCGCCGGCGCCAGCCCGTTTATCACCCGCGCCGAGGCGGCCGGCAGCGCGCCCGGCGGTGTGCTCCAGGCCCCGCTGGGCTGGCTCGGCGGCCAGCCACCGCGCGCATCCGCCGGCGTCACCTGGGGCACGCCCTGGCCGCGCGGCCAGGTTGCTGCGGGCAGTCGCTTCGAGCTGCACGGCGCAGGCGGCGTGACCCCGGCCTTGCAGAGCTGGCCGCTGGCCTACTGGCCCGACGGCAGCCTGAAGTGGACCGCCCACGCCCTCGGGCCCCAGGCCCAGGTGGCCAGCGCCTACCAGCTCAAGCCCGTGGCCGGCGCCGACACAGTCGGGGCCGGGGCCGGGGCGGGCTGGGTCAGCGAGAGCGCGCAGCAGATTCGCATCGACACCGGCCTGCTGCAGTGCGTGATTGCGCGCCAGGGCAGCCAGCTACTACAGACCGTCAGCCGCCAGGGCCGCGAGACCCTGCGCAACGGCCAGCTGGTGTTGCAGGTGCGCAGCGACCCGGACCAGCCGGGCGGCGAGGTGCGCGAATATCGCAGCGCCATCCAGCGCGTGGTGGTGGAGCAGGCCGGGCCCGTGCGCGCCGTCATCGCCGTACACGGCCAGCACCAGCGGGTGGGCGCCGGCGACAGCCTGTTGCCGTTCGTGGTGCGGCTGTACTTCTATCAAGGCAGCGATGCGCTGAAGCTGATGCACACCCTGGTGTTCGACGCCGACGAAAACCGTGACTTCATCAGTGCCGTGGGCCTGCGTTTCGACACCCCGCTGGACGCCCCGCTGCATGATCGCCACGTGCGTTTCGTGGGCGCCGACGGTGGCGTTTTTGCCGAGGCCGTGCGCGGCTTGACCGGCCTGCGCCGCAACCCGGGCGATGCGGTGCTCCAGGCGCAGGTCGAAGGGCGCAGCACGGGCCCTGTGGCAGGCTTCGCCCCGCAGGTCGCCCAGCGCCTGCAGTACATTGCGGCCTTCGGCAGCTACCGCCTGCTGCAGGCGCACCCCGACGGCTACCAGATCAGCAAGCGCACCGCCGCCGGCCACAGCTGGCTGCACAGCGCCACCGGCCACCGCGCGGCCGGCGTCGGCTACCTCGGTTCACCCCAGGGCGGCGTGGTGTTCGGCGTGCGCAACTTCTGGCAGAGCTATCCGGCCCAGCTGGACATCAGCGCCGCGCACACCGAGCTCGCCCAGGTCACCCTGTGGCTGTGGGCGCCCCAGGCCGCGCCCATGGACCTGCGGCACTATCACGACGGCCTGGGTGAAGACAGCTTCAGCCAACAGCGCGAAGCCCTGGACATCACCTACGAGGACTACGAACCGGGCTTTGCCACCCCGCTGGGCGTGGCCCGCACCAGCGAGCTGCACCTGCAGTTCGTCGCCGCCACGCCCTCGGCCCAGGCCCTGCAAGGCATCGCCCAACGCATCCAGGAGCCGCCGCTGCTGACGGCGCCGCCGGCCTGGCTGCATCGCGCCGGGGTGTTCGGCCCCGACTGGGCCCCGGTGGTCGATGGCGGTGCCCGGCACAATGAGATCGAGGCACAGCTGGCCTGGTATTTCGATTTCTATCGCGATGAAGTCGAACAGCGCAAATGGTACGGCTTCTGGGACTACGGCGACGTCATGCACACCTACGACGAGCACCGTCACGTGTGGCGCTACGACGTCGGCGGCTATGCCTGGGACAACTCCGAGCTGAGCACCGACCTGTGGCTGTGGTACTACTTCCTGCGCACCGGGCGCCAGGATGTGTTTCGCATGGCGGAGGCCATGACTCGCCACACCGGCGAAGTCGACGTGCACCACATCGGCCGTTTCGCCCCGTTGGGCTCGCGGCACAACGTGCAGCACTGGGGCGACAGCGCCAAGCAGCTGCGCATCTCCACTGCGGCCAACCGGCGCTTTCTATACTACCTGACCGCCGACGAACGCGTCGGCGACCTGTTGCACGAGCAGGTCGAAGCGCTGCGCACCCTGCGCGACGTCGTACCGGGGCGCAAGGTCGGCCAACAGCGCGACCCGCGTGACGGTTACGCCAGCATCAGCTTCGGCACCGACTGGGGGGCCATTGCCGCCGCCTGGCTGACCGACTGGGAACGCAGTGGCGACCCGGCCATCGCCCAGCGCCTGCGCAACAGCATGGAGACCATCGCCGCCCAGCCCCATGGCTTTTTCACTGGCGTGGCAGCCATGCAGCTGGACACCGGGCGCTTCGACATCGACCGCAGCGGCAAGCTGACGGTGTCGCACCTCTCGGCGGTGTTCGGGCTGGTGGAGATCTGCAGTGAGCTGCTCGACCTGCTGCCTTCGGCCAGCTTCGAGCGCGCCTGGCTGGACTATTGCCGGCTCTACAACGCCTCCCCGGACGAGCACCAGCGCAGCCTTGGCGAGCCACTGCCCAACCTCAACCTGGCCCAGGGCCACGCGCGCCTGACCGCCTACGCCGGCTACCGCCTCAAGGACCCGGGGCTGCAGGCCCGCGCCTGGAAGGAGTTCTTCGCCGGCTCCGGTGGCATCCCCCAGCCCAACCGGCGCTTCAAGCGCATCGAGCCGCCGGCCTACCTGTACCCGCTGAACGAGCCGGACGCGGTGTCCAATATCGACGCCCATTCCGACCGCCAGGCTGGCGACAACCTGTCGACCAACGCCGTGGCGCAATGGGGGCTGACGGCTATCGCGCTGCTGGCGCTGGACAACAGCCTGCTGGATTCGGGGGCTGGCCATGACTGA
- a CDS encoding TonB-dependent receptor has protein sequence MKRHTPHKYFTLMTGVALGHALIMAPAPALAQEDTRLDTVQVNGTAPQGDPQQPPASTQKLSGKTLEQQRIYRLQDLQQVASGLDVANVSAFDTRLTLRGVGDGGGSEINIGMPSSVGLFLDNVYLSRPGMLSNDLLDIESAEVLSGPQGTLKGFNTTAGAIDIHSRQPTFTPQGSIRQSFGQRGYTQTQAMFSGPLTDTLAGRINLSHTETGGFVRNQYTGHELGGSIQDGVRAQLLWQPTDDFSLRLIADANEATTEPVQVLDAAHAINGTVPYLARTSLIGAHVVGGGDRVNTDAENTSYVRQGGLSAEANWGLADGYNLRSVTAYRYFGFQPNATDALDVPLYSGSGADVWDRVWSQDLRLDSPKGDLFDYSLGASYWGENLDTLAHDYYAAGNQTTQYYGSTVNTGREVRRWGQINDSIFSLYAQGTLHVSDKFDITAGVRDSYEKKSGSFRRVNKNDFDSGELNQYEQLPAGMLNLAYYFTPTLQGYLTLAYGEKSGGMNVSSGAASKAGYDSLLIDPESTRGGELGLKSQWLDNRIHFDAALFWSEIRDFQTTAYDPASLSSYLINAGTMRSRGLQSTLSLTPLDGWTVNLNGTLLDNKYLDFKNATCPAEVSLAPGAPATCNLSGERVFRSPKVTYNLTSRYEWQTFDALQAFVSGRYAYRSWAYGTVDDSQFTRIPGYGLLSLSTGLSGKYGDGRWNASLWANNVANKRYYQAMTVGDYGSAFGVLGDPRTLGVTLGYDF, from the coding sequence ATGAAACGACACACCCCCCATAAGTACTTCACCCTGATGACGGGCGTCGCGTTGGGCCATGCCCTGATCATGGCGCCAGCCCCGGCCCTGGCCCAGGAGGACACGCGCCTGGACACCGTCCAGGTCAACGGCACCGCGCCGCAGGGCGACCCGCAGCAGCCACCGGCCTCGACCCAGAAGCTCTCCGGCAAGACCCTGGAACAGCAGCGCATCTATCGCCTGCAAGACCTGCAGCAAGTGGCGTCCGGGCTGGACGTGGCCAACGTCAGCGCCTTCGACACGCGCCTGACCTTGCGCGGGGTCGGTGACGGCGGCGGCAGCGAGATCAACATCGGCATGCCCAGCAGCGTCGGCCTGTTTCTCGACAACGTCTACCTGAGCCGCCCGGGCATGCTCTCCAACGATCTGCTGGACATCGAAAGCGCCGAGGTGCTGAGCGGCCCCCAAGGCACGCTCAAGGGGTTCAATACCACGGCCGGCGCCATCGACATCCACAGCCGCCAGCCCACGTTCACGCCCCAGGGGTCGATTCGCCAGTCGTTCGGCCAACGCGGCTACACCCAGACCCAGGCGATGTTCTCCGGGCCATTGACCGACACCCTGGCCGGGCGGATCAACCTCTCCCATACCGAAACCGGCGGCTTCGTGCGCAACCAATACACCGGCCACGAGCTGGGTGGCAGCATCCAGGACGGCGTACGCGCCCAGCTGCTGTGGCAGCCCACGGACGATTTCAGCCTGCGCTTGATTGCCGATGCCAACGAGGCCACCACCGAGCCGGTGCAGGTCCTCGACGCGGCCCATGCGATCAACGGCACGGTGCCGTACCTGGCCCGTACCAGCCTGATCGGCGCGCACGTGGTGGGCGGCGGCGATAGGGTCAACACCGACGCCGAGAACACCTCCTACGTGCGCCAGGGCGGCCTGTCCGCCGAAGCCAACTGGGGCCTGGCCGACGGCTATAACCTGCGCTCGGTCACGGCCTACCGGTATTTCGGCTTCCAGCCCAACGCCACCGATGCCCTGGATGTGCCCTTGTATTCGGGCAGCGGCGCCGACGTCTGGGACCGCGTGTGGTCCCAGGACCTGCGCCTGGACTCGCCCAAGGGCGACCTGTTCGACTACTCCCTGGGCGCCAGCTACTGGGGTGAGAACCTCGACACCCTGGCCCACGACTACTACGCTGCCGGCAACCAGACCACGCAGTATTACGGCTCGACGGTCAACACCGGCAGGGAAGTGCGCCGCTGGGGGCAGATCAACGATTCGATCTTCTCGCTGTACGCCCAGGGCACGCTGCACGTCAGCGACAAGTTCGACATCACTGCCGGGGTGCGCGACAGCTACGAGAAAAAATCCGGCTCGTTTCGCCGAGTCAACAAGAACGACTTCGACTCCGGCGAACTCAACCAGTACGAGCAGCTGCCAGCCGGCATGCTCAACCTGGCCTACTACTTCACGCCCACCTTGCAGGGTTACCTGACCCTGGCCTACGGCGAGAAATCCGGCGGCATGAACGTGTCGTCCGGGGCCGCCAGCAAGGCCGGCTACGACAGCCTGCTGATCGACCCGGAAAGCACCCGGGGCGGCGAGCTGGGGCTCAAGAGCCAGTGGCTGGACAACCGCATCCATTTCGACGCCGCGCTGTTCTGGTCCGAAATCCGCGACTTCCAGACCACCGCTTACGACCCGGCCAGCCTCAGCAGCTACCTGATCAACGCTGGAACCATGCGCTCGCGCGGCCTGCAAAGCACCTTGAGCCTGACCCCGCTGGACGGCTGGACCGTCAACCTCAACGGCACGCTGCTGGACAACAAGTACCTGGACTTCAAGAACGCCACCTGCCCCGCGGAAGTGTCCCTGGCCCCGGGCGCGCCGGCCACCTGCAACCTCAGCGGCGAGCGGGTGTTTCGCTCGCCCAAGGTCACCTACAACCTGACCAGCCGCTATGAGTGGCAGACCTTCGACGCCTTGCAGGCGTTCGTCTCCGGACGCTATGCGTATCGCAGCTGGGCCTATGGCACGGTGGACGACTCGCAGTTCACCCGTATTCCCGGCTACGGCCTGCTGAGCCTGTCCACCGGCCTGAGCGGCAAGTACGGCGACGGCCGCTGGAACGCCTCGCTGTGGGCCAACAACGTGGCCAACAAGCGCTACTACCAGGCGATGACTGTGGGCGACTACGGCTCGGCATTCGGTGTGCTCGGTGATCCGCGCACCCTCGGCGTGACCCTCGGCTACGACTTCTAG
- a CDS encoding ABC transporter substrate-binding protein, whose translation MDFFTRTVVAFSLGLGLVLAQPGLSMAASTLNIGVSDISTGNLPAGGGLVDVIRNQQRLENALAGQGVQVQWHFFKGAAPLINEALASGTLDMAYLGDLGALVGRAGGLDTRVVAVAARGVSHYLAVPPGSDIHTMADLKGRTVGLLRGTAAQLSFIGALQTAGLRERDVKVINLDFAAASAALAARQIDATWGGAGELALRDRGQAQIAVSTRALGGAGELAGLVVVSGRLLTEHPDWVQAIVQVQRDAATWASAPEHYDAYLTLLATQAAYPVALLKEDLQGAPPLAQLLSPQLDPAFVSHLAQAAAQAKTAGLIRGDVAIDAWLAPQLLQASTP comes from the coding sequence ATGGATTTTTTTACCCGCACCGTTGTGGCCTTCAGTCTGGGCCTGGGCCTTGTGCTGGCCCAGCCTGGTCTGTCGATGGCTGCCAGCACCTTGAACATCGGCGTCTCCGATATCAGCACCGGCAACCTCCCGGCCGGTGGCGGGCTGGTGGACGTCATCCGCAACCAGCAGCGCCTGGAAAACGCCTTGGCCGGGCAGGGCGTCCAGGTGCAGTGGCACTTCTTCAAGGGCGCTGCACCGCTGATCAACGAGGCGCTGGCCAGCGGCACCCTGGACATGGCCTACCTGGGCGATCTGGGCGCGCTGGTCGGCCGCGCCGGCGGCCTGGACACCCGGGTGGTGGCCGTGGCCGCCCGTGGCGTGAGCCACTACCTGGCGGTGCCGCCCGGTTCCGACATTCACACCATGGCAGACCTCAAGGGCCGGACAGTGGGGCTGCTGCGCGGCACCGCAGCGCAATTGTCGTTCATCGGCGCGCTGCAGACCGCCGGCCTGCGCGAGCGCGACGTCAAGGTGATCAACCTCGACTTCGCGGCCGCCAGCGCCGCCCTGGCCGCCCGGCAGATCGACGCCACCTGGGGCGGCGCGGGCGAACTGGCCCTGCGTGACCGCGGTCAGGCGCAGATCGCCGTCTCGACCCGCGCGCTTGGCGGCGCGGGCGAGCTGGCCGGGCTGGTCGTGGTGTCCGGGCGCTTGCTCACCGAACACCCCGACTGGGTCCAAGCCATCGTCCAGGTGCAACGCGACGCCGCCACCTGGGCCAGCGCGCCCGAGCACTACGACGCCTACCTGACCCTGCTGGCCACCCAGGCGGCGTACCCGGTCGCCTTGCTCAAGGAGGATCTGCAGGGCGCACCGCCGTTGGCGCAACTGCTGTCGCCGCAGCTGGACCCGGCCTTCGTCAGCCACCTGGCGCAGGCGGCGGCCCAGGCCAAGACGGCGGGGCTGATCCGTGGCGACGTGGCGATCGACGCCTGGCTCGCGCCGCAACTGCTGCAGGCCAGCACGCCTTGA
- a CDS encoding prolyl oligopeptidase family serine peptidase: MAQAAKTLLGCAATACTAQQLALASPQALLGAQAPAVLLIHGTADQVVPWQQSANLARALREQGAEVELMLIPNVGHSLVGISQALTEQANDAALDRTLDFLARHLQPDT, from the coding sequence ATCGCCCAGGCGGCCAAGACCCTGCTGGGCTGCGCCGCGACTGCCTGTACCGCCCAGCAGCTGGCCCTGGCCAGCCCGCAGGCATTGCTGGGCGCCCAGGCGCCGGCGGTGCTGTTGATCCACGGCACGGCGGATCAGGTGGTGCCGTGGCAGCAGTCGGCCAACCTGGCCCGGGCGTTGCGCGAGCAGGGTGCCGAGGTCGAGTTGATGCTGATCCCGAATGTCGGGCACAGCCTGGTGGGCATCAGCCAGGCGCTGACCGAGCAGGCCAATGACGCGGCGCTGGACCGGACCCTGGATTTTCTCGCGCGGCATTTGCAGCCCGATACCTGA
- a CDS encoding alpha/beta hydrolase: MPCPLRWLTGASLIMSISCAVLPALASPLTDGLPVAATVKQAAAVRAPWREQDPRVRVLGSQVYSNTPASGPQTLDLYLPRHPAGRRPLLVYVHGGGWSQGDARTAGAFVDFPELLRRLAQQGYAVASVNYRLSPAATFPAPLDDIKDAMAWLHDHARRYGIDPARTALWGSSAGGHLAALAALSPDRRYPAVKAWVSWFGVFDLAGLLDDPPCGPSPRRPRPCWAAPRLPVPPSSWPWPARRHCWAPRRRRCC, from the coding sequence ATGCCTTGTCCTCTTCGCTGGTTGACCGGCGCCAGCCTGATCATGTCGATCAGCTGCGCGGTGCTGCCGGCTCTGGCCAGCCCATTGACCGACGGGCTGCCTGTAGCCGCTACGGTGAAGCAGGCCGCCGCAGTGCGGGCGCCCTGGCGCGAGCAGGACCCGCGGGTACGCGTGCTCGGCAGCCAGGTCTACTCGAACACTCCAGCCAGCGGACCGCAAACCCTGGACCTGTACCTGCCGCGCCACCCGGCCGGCCGTCGCCCCCTGCTGGTGTACGTGCACGGCGGCGGCTGGTCGCAGGGCGATGCACGCACGGCAGGGGCCTTCGTGGATTTTCCCGAACTGCTCAGGCGTCTGGCGCAACAGGGCTATGCGGTGGCCTCGGTCAATTATCGGTTGAGTCCGGCGGCAACCTTTCCCGCGCCGCTGGACGACATCAAGGACGCCATGGCCTGGCTCCATGACCATGCCCGCCGCTATGGCATCGACCCCGCGCGCACTGCACTGTGGGGCAGCTCGGCGGGCGGCCACCTGGCCGCGCTGGCGGCGCTGAGCCCCGACCGGCGTTATCCGGCGGTCAAAGCGTGGGTCAGCTGGTTTGGTGTGTTCGACCTCGCCGGCTTGCTCGACGACCCCCCCTGCGGCCCATCGCCCAGGCGGCCAAGACCCTGCTGGGCTGCGCCGCGACTGCCTGTACCGCCCAGCAGCTGGCCCTGGCCAGCCCGCAGGCATTGCTGGGCGCCCAGGCGCCGGCGGTGCTGTTGA
- a CDS encoding MFS transporter, with translation MIIGCALFMELLDGSAVLTALPQMASDFGEPGVRMNLVVSLYLLAVAMFVPVSGWVADRFGPRRVFIGAIALFTLASVACAAAGSLAQLSVARVVQGASGALMVPVGQVILLRWVARENLMRAMSFLTVAGLLGSVLGPPLGGLLVTLLSWHWIFLVNVPIGLLGIHLVLRHIADYPAERGQPLDGLGVVLSALAVGCLVFGFEAMGHGLLPQRWVLMLLAVGIVSALIYRLHARRHSQPLIDFSLLRISSFAVTFWGGNLFRFGSSAQSFLLVLLFQLCFGLNALQAGLLTFATGVGACLMKLLAVRIVRRVGFRRSLMVNAVLSGVLLAACAGFSVATPLWIVVPVLFASGMINSLQFSTLGSLTYADVPPQLSSRASSLSSMSVLLTISVSVGAAAALLGVMVQWRGQAQVDQQDIAAVMLLFGLVTALSALLFRGLAPEAGAHIYRGR, from the coding sequence ATGATCATCGGCTGCGCGCTGTTCATGGAACTGCTCGATGGCAGTGCGGTGCTCACGGCCTTGCCGCAGATGGCCAGCGATTTCGGCGAGCCCGGGGTGCGGATGAACCTGGTGGTGTCGCTGTACCTGCTGGCGGTGGCGATGTTCGTCCCGGTCAGCGGCTGGGTGGCCGATCGTTTCGGCCCGCGGCGGGTGTTCATCGGCGCCATCGCCTTGTTCACCCTGGCCTCGGTGGCTTGCGCGGCGGCCGGCTCTTTGGCCCAGCTGTCAGTGGCGCGGGTGGTGCAGGGGGCCTCCGGGGCGCTGATGGTGCCGGTGGGGCAGGTCATCCTGCTGCGCTGGGTGGCGCGGGAAAATCTCATGCGCGCCATGTCCTTTCTGACGGTCGCGGGGCTGCTGGGTTCGGTGCTGGGCCCGCCTTTGGGCGGTCTGCTGGTGACGCTGCTGTCATGGCACTGGATCTTTCTGGTCAATGTGCCGATCGGCCTGCTGGGCATACACCTGGTGCTGCGGCATATCGCCGATTACCCCGCCGAGCGCGGCCAGCCGCTGGACGGGTTGGGGGTGGTCCTCAGTGCGCTGGCGGTGGGCTGCCTGGTGTTCGGCTTCGAGGCCATGGGCCACGGTCTGCTGCCGCAACGCTGGGTATTGATGCTGCTGGCGGTGGGCATCGTCAGCGCGCTGATCTATCGGTTGCACGCGCGGCGCCACTCGCAGCCGCTGATCGATTTCTCGCTGCTGCGGATCTCCTCGTTTGCCGTGACGTTCTGGGGCGGCAACCTGTTTCGCTTCGGCAGCAGCGCCCAGTCGTTCCTGCTGGTGCTGTTGTTTCAGCTGTGCTTTGGCTTGAACGCACTGCAGGCCGGGCTGTTGACCTTCGCCACCGGCGTGGGCGCCTGCCTGATGAAACTCCTGGCGGTGCGCATCGTGCGCCGAGTCGGCTTTCGCCGCAGCTTGATGGTCAACGCAGTCCTGTCGGGCGTGCTGCTGGCGGCCTGCGCCGGGTTCTCGGTGGCCACGCCGCTGTGGATTGTGGTGCCGGTGCTGTTTGCCAGCGGCATGATCAACTCGTTGCAGTTCAGCACCCTGGGTTCGCTGACCTACGCCGATGTACCGCCGCAGCTGTCCAGCCGGGCCAGCAGCCTGTCTTCGATGAGCGTGCTGCTGACCATCAGCGTCTCCGTAGGGGCGGCTGCGGCGCTGTTGGGAGTGATGGTGCAGTGGCGGGGGCAGGCGCAGGTGGACCAGCAGGACATCGCCGCAGTGATGCTGCTGTTCGGGCTGGTCACGGCTTTGTCGGCCCTGCTGTTCCGTGGTCTGGCCCCCGAGGCGGGCGCGCATATCTACCGCGGTCGTTGA
- a CDS encoding VOC family protein → MIDHLDHLVLTTFDVDACKGFYTQVLGMQLETFGEGRLAFRFGEQKINVHLRGKEFEPKAHLPVPGSLDLCFIASCPLDQVIDRLAAHRWPVIEGPVKRTGATGPIRSVYVRDPDLNLIEISERLGQ, encoded by the coding sequence ATGATCGATCACCTGGATCACCTCGTCCTGACCACCTTCGATGTCGACGCCTGCAAGGGCTTCTACACGCAGGTGCTGGGCATGCAACTGGAAACCTTCGGGGAAGGGCGCCTGGCTTTTCGTTTCGGCGAGCAGAAGATCAATGTCCATCTACGCGGGAAGGAGTTCGAACCCAAGGCGCATCTGCCAGTGCCGGGTTCGCTAGACCTGTGCTTCATTGCCAGTTGCCCGCTGGATCAGGTGATCGATCGGCTCGCGGCGCATCGGTGGCCAGTCATCGAGGGACCCGTCAAGCGGACCGGCGCGACGGGCCCCATTCGTTCAGTGTATGTGCGCGACCCGGATCTCAACCTGATCGAGATCTCAGAGCGCCTCGGCCAGTGA
- a CDS encoding DUF6516 family protein, whose product MTGVRRRLGQFDTPAATGRPRWAAQKLLFETSGHEMPGGQSWVFKTACGSLDTSSTGALQMAKGMAQRDKDGRKISERHAPPERRGNGNLRIEAVWDSSGKLVTYSFAYINSRVYSGDNGRVLGYDNAHGEHHRHVMGEYQLVEFESFEKTMELFQEQWQTYLRSKEGQ is encoded by the coding sequence ATGACGGGCGTGCGGCGGCGCCTCGGGCAGTTTGACACGCCAGCGGCAACCGGACGCCCTCGCTGGGCCGCCCAGAAACTTCTCTTTGAAACATCGGGTCATGAGATGCCGGGGGGGCAGTCATGGGTCTTCAAAACAGCTTGTGGTAGCCTCGATACCTCATCCACCGGCGCTCTACAGATGGCGAAAGGAATGGCTCAAAGGGACAAGGACGGCCGCAAGATATCGGAGCGGCATGCCCCGCCGGAAAGACGTGGAAACGGTAACCTGCGCATCGAGGCGGTCTGGGATAGCTCCGGAAAGCTGGTGACCTATTCTTTCGCCTACATCAACTCCAGGGTGTACTCTGGAGACAACGGCAGGGTACTGGGATATGACAATGCCCATGGTGAGCACCATCGACATGTCATGGGCGAATACCAGCTCGTCGAATTCGAATCATTCGAAAAAACGATGGAGCTGTTTCAAGAGCAGTGGCAGACCTACCTGAGGTCGAAGGAGGGGCAATGA